Proteins encoded by one window of Clostridium bornimense:
- a CDS encoding zinc-ribbon domain-containing protein, protein MPDKTIVCKECGKEFVFTEGEQEFYKEKGFENDPVRCPDCRRARKQQNNRR, encoded by the coding sequence ATGCCAGATAAGACTATAGTATGTAAAGAGTGTGGAAAAGAGTTCGTTTTTACAGAAGGCGAACAAGAATTTTATAAAGAAAAAGGATTTGAAAATGATCCAGTAAGATGTCCGGATTGTAGAAGAGCAAGAAAACAACAAAATAATAGAAGATAG
- a CDS encoding glycoside hydrolase family 18 protein encodes MSKIISGYVADWGADSLIASDAKKMDIVNYAFATISNGKAVESWIHVDKLLAFRSNNPDLKVLVSIGGWAADGFSQLAATASGREVFANSAIQLMLKYDFDGIDIDWEYPGLSVSGIASSPEDKYNFTLMMEEIRAQLDVLGTQNDKKYLLTMAVGSDDSVLRNLEVAKLSNIVDYANLMTYDFAMGLELLTQRYQTNLYSEPVIAKRSVDNTVKRYMAAGMHKKKIMIGAAFYGYGLTNVNIWENNMAVMLGQTARSLQYTYTRIYNELIVEKGYTRYWDSIAKAPWLYNGNTYFTYDDPESIKYKGKYVWSKDIAGMMFWEYSQDKTHTLLEAMYRELK; translated from the coding sequence ATGAGTAAAATCATTTCAGGGTATGTAGCGGATTGGGGTGCAGATTCATTAATTGCATCTGATGCTAAGAAAATGGATATAGTAAATTATGCATTTGCTACTATATCTAATGGAAAAGCTGTTGAAAGTTGGATTCATGTAGATAAGTTATTGGCTTTTAGAAGTAATAATCCAGATCTTAAAGTATTAGTATCTATAGGAGGTTGGGCAGCTGATGGCTTTTCTCAATTAGCAGCTACAGCAAGTGGACGTGAGGTTTTTGCAAATTCGGCTATACAACTTATGTTGAAATATGATTTTGATGGAATAGATATTGATTGGGAGTATCCAGGATTATCAGTTTCAGGTATAGCTTCTTCACCAGAGGATAAGTATAATTTTACCCTTATGATGGAAGAGATACGGGCACAATTAGATGTATTAGGAACGCAAAATGACAAAAAGTATCTTCTTACTATGGCAGTAGGATCTGATGATAGTGTATTACGAAATTTAGAAGTTGCGAAACTATCTAATATTGTAGATTATGCTAATTTAATGACTTACGATTTTGCAATGGGGCTAGAGTTATTAACACAAAGATACCAAACTAATTTATATAGTGAACCTGTTATAGCAAAAAGAAGTGTAGATAATACAGTAAAAAGATATATGGCGGCAGGAATGCATAAGAAAAAAATAATGATAGGTGCGGCATTTTATGGTTATGGACTAACTAATGTTAATATATGGGAAAACAATATGGCTGTTATGTTAGGACAGACTGCAAGATCATTGCAATATACCTATACAAGAATATATAATGAGTTAATTGTAGAAAAGGGATATACAAGGTATTGGGATAGTATTGCTAAAGCTCCATGGTTATATAATGGTAATACCTATTTTACTTATGATGATCCAGAATCAATAAAATATAAAGGAAAATATGTTTGGTCAAAAGATATCGCTGGAATGATGTTCTGGGAATATAGCCAAGATAAAACTCATACTTTATTAGAGGCTATGTATAGGGAATTAAAGTAA
- a CDS encoding AI-2E family transporter, producing MKKFLYKHMLYIKVICVVIITYILMNLIDNIGYFTGVFEKFYGVIQPFVFGLIIAYVLTPIVKLFEKKLNFNRAISILCTYFIVIGVIAITSIYLFPKLYYSVEDFIEKIPYMSIELQEWINEFMKNDAIRSILDSGVLEFNPHTLIPKISEISAATLNMLLTSTVAFANSFVKFFFGFLVAIYILYDKEKIIYLFKKILFIIVKEERGISFIGVINNLHKMIGTYLGIKAIDSLIIAIMAFVGLNVLGSQYVLLLSVIVGITNMIPYFGPFIGIVTGFVINVFSSPIVALIILVFLLLLQQFDAWFLDPKLIGNKVGLSPLLVILAVTIGGGFYGIVGMILAAPVMSVIKIYAGKAINKYNFKSLGDK from the coding sequence ATGAAAAAATTTTTATATAAACATATGTTATATATTAAAGTGATTTGTGTTGTTATAATAACGTATATTCTTATGAATCTAATAGATAACATAGGATATTTTACTGGTGTATTTGAAAAATTTTATGGAGTGATTCAACCTTTTGTATTTGGATTAATAATTGCATATGTATTAACTCCAATTGTTAAATTATTCGAAAAAAAATTAAATTTTAATAGAGCTATTAGCATACTATGTACTTATTTCATTGTGATAGGAGTTATAGCAATTACTTCTATTTATTTATTTCCAAAGTTATACTATAGTGTTGAAGATTTTATTGAGAAGATACCTTATATGTCAATAGAGCTTCAAGAATGGATTAATGAATTTATGAAGAATGATGCGATAAGGAGTATTTTGGATTCTGGAGTACTAGAGTTTAATCCACATACACTAATTCCTAAAATAAGTGAAATTAGTGCAGCTACATTAAATATGTTATTGACATCAACAGTAGCTTTTGCAAACTCTTTTGTTAAATTCTTTTTTGGCTTTTTAGTAGCTATATATATTTTATATGATAAGGAAAAAATAATATATTTATTCAAAAAGATTTTATTTATAATTGTAAAAGAGGAAAGAGGAATTTCCTTCATTGGTGTTATCAATAATTTACATAAGATGATAGGAACTTATTTAGGAATAAAGGCAATAGATTCTTTAATTATTGCTATTATGGCATTTGTTGGGCTTAATGTATTAGGATCGCAATATGTACTATTATTATCTGTTATAGTAGGAATTACAAATATGATACCGTATTTCGGACCGTTTATTGGTATTGTAACTGGTTTTGTGATTAATGTATTCTCTAGTCCAATAGTAGCTTTAATAATTTTAGTATTTTTATTATTATTACAACAGTTTGACGCATGGTTCTTAGATCCAAAGCTTATTGGAAATAAAGTTGGATTATCACCTTTATTAGTTATATTAGCAGTAACTATTGGTGGAGGATTTTATGGTATAGTTGGCATGATTTTAGCAGCACCAGTAATGTCTGTAATAAAAATTTATGCAGGTAAGGCTATAAATAAATATAATTTTAAGTCATTAGGCGACAAGTAA
- a CDS encoding glutamate-5-semialdehyde dehydrogenase, with amino-acid sequence MNIMELAKIAKKTSINLAACDTATKNNALKAIAEALEKRKVEIFDANKKDIEAGEKSNLALPLLKRLKFDDNKLNEVIAGINSLISLPDPVGETLWCKQLDEDLELYKVSCPIGVIGVIFESRPDALVQISSLCLKSGNAALLKGGSEALNTNKILTEIIVEASTNAGIPSGWVHLLESRDDVNGMLKLDKYIDLLIPRGSNEFVQYIMNNSTIPVMGHADGICHCYVDSDADIKMAVDIVTDSKTQYVSVCNATETLLVHKDIAKEYLPLLKKELDKKNVSLLGCTETTKIIDVDLATEEDWKTEYLDYKLSIKIVNSLEDAIEHINTYGSGHTDAIITKNESKAKIFMDLVDSGNVFWNCSTRFSDGFRYGFGAEVGISTNKIHARGPVGLDGLLIYKYKLIGHGNIVSDYSNNIKTFKHKMIDKEF; translated from the coding sequence ATGAATATAATGGAACTAGCTAAAATAGCTAAAAAAACTTCTATTAATTTAGCTGCTTGTGATACTGCAACAAAAAATAATGCTCTTAAAGCAATTGCTGAAGCGCTAGAAAAGAGAAAAGTAGAAATTTTTGATGCAAATAAAAAAGATATTGAAGCTGGTGAAAAAAGTAACTTAGCACTTCCTCTACTAAAAAGACTAAAATTTGATGACAATAAATTAAATGAAGTCATAGCTGGCATTAACAGCTTAATATCTTTACCAGATCCTGTTGGTGAAACACTATGGTGTAAGCAACTAGATGAAGATTTAGAATTATATAAGGTAAGTTGTCCAATTGGTGTTATTGGTGTTATATTTGAATCTCGACCAGATGCTTTAGTACAAATTTCCTCCCTTTGCTTAAAAAGTGGTAATGCTGCTTTATTAAAGGGCGGTAGCGAAGCTCTTAATACAAATAAAATACTTACAGAAATTATTGTTGAAGCTTCTACTAATGCTGGAATTCCTTCTGGATGGGTTCATCTTCTTGAAAGTAGAGATGATGTAAATGGAATGCTTAAATTAGATAAGTATATTGATTTACTAATACCTAGAGGTTCTAATGAATTTGTACAATACATCATGAATAATTCAACAATACCTGTAATGGGCCATGCCGATGGAATTTGTCATTGTTATGTAGATAGTGATGCTGATATAAAAATGGCCGTAGACATAGTTACTGACTCAAAAACTCAATATGTTTCTGTATGTAATGCAACAGAAACTTTACTAGTACATAAAGATATAGCTAAAGAATATCTTCCTCTACTAAAAAAGGAATTAGATAAAAAGAACGTTTCTTTGCTAGGATGCACCGAAACTACTAAAATAATTGATGTAGATTTAGCCACTGAAGAAGATTGGAAAACAGAATATTTAGATTATAAACTTTCTATAAAAATTGTAAATTCATTAGAAGATGCTATCGAACATATAAATACTTACGGCTCTGGCCATACTGATGCTATAATCACTAAAAATGAATCAAAGGCTAAAATTTTCATGGATCTTGTAGACTCTGGAAACGTATTTTGGAATTGCTCTACTAGATTCAGTGATGGATTCCGCTATGGATTTGGAGCAGAAGTAGGTATCAGTACAAATAAAATTCATGCAAGAGGACCTGTGGGACTTGATGGACTATTAATATATAAATATAAGCTTATCGGTCACGGAAACATTGTTTCTGATTATTCAAACAATATAAAAACTTTTAAACATAAAATGATAGACAAAGAATTTTAA
- a CDS encoding helix-turn-helix transcriptional regulator: MYEHFKSDVHIFSNDILFLIDLKAKPQILEIAIDKHKGELIDQLPIENKRTDLLIWNAIYTKEIIKHGISTKYLHPIYNNFYDLIPKLNTLESLQKLELDMISTYLDLLINDIEVTDNFVINRILKHLHLNIESQISLKKLSRDLNLSEGYISQCFKKHMGITVMKYAKKIRIERAKVLLLSTNESILDIGLALGFHDQSHFYKTFKSFTGMSPSDYRNKNYG, translated from the coding sequence ATGTATGAACATTTTAAATCAGATGTCCACATTTTTAGTAATGATATCTTATTTTTAATAGATTTAAAAGCTAAACCTCAAATTCTTGAAATAGCTATAGACAAACATAAAGGAGAACTTATAGACCAACTTCCAATTGAAAATAAACGTACCGATTTACTAATTTGGAATGCTATCTATACTAAAGAAATAATAAAACATGGAATATCAACTAAATATCTTCATCCTATTTATAACAACTTTTATGACTTAATACCTAAATTAAATACATTAGAATCTCTACAAAAATTAGAACTAGATATGATTTCTACATATCTTGACTTACTAATAAATGATATAGAAGTTACAGATAATTTTGTTATTAATAGAATATTAAAGCACCTACATCTAAATATTGAGAGTCAGATTTCCTTAAAAAAACTTTCTCGAGATCTTAACCTATCAGAAGGATATATATCTCAATGTTTTAAAAAACACATGGGAATTACTGTAATGAAATATGCAAAAAAAATAAGAATAGAACGTGCTAAAGTTCTACTCTTAAGCACTAATGAAAGTATATTAGATATTGGACTAGCATTAGGATTCCATGATCAAAGCCACTTTTATAAAACTTTTAAATCCTTTACTGGTATGTCTCCATCAGACTATAGAAATAAAAATTATGGTTAA
- a CDS encoding ferritin family protein, whose protein sequence is MNDIDTENFTYSSPLPYPKIRVHCKNHQYAKLILKDYAGIISELSAVTQYVYHSIYLSKEYPYISKVINKISIVEMHHLDILGKLLIELGVSPKYGSIKKNKFTYWSSKNIYYENSLKSMICADIKSEKDAIAIYNRNLSQIDDTYIKEIIERIIIDEEHHLRIFEDIYNYEFNN, encoded by the coding sequence ATGAATGATATTGATACTGAAAATTTCACCTATTCTTCTCCACTGCCTTATCCTAAAATAAGAGTTCATTGTAAAAATCATCAATATGCTAAACTTATATTAAAAGATTATGCTGGTATAATATCAGAACTATCTGCAGTAACTCAATATGTTTACCATAGCATATATTTATCCAAGGAATATCCATATATATCGAAAGTGATAAACAAAATATCTATTGTCGAGATGCATCATCTTGACATTCTTGGAAAGCTTCTTATAGAATTAGGCGTTTCACCAAAATACGGATCAATTAAAAAGAATAAATTCACTTATTGGTCCTCGAAAAATATATATTACGAAAACTCTCTAAAATCTATGATTTGTGCAGATATTAAATCTGAAAAGGATGCAATTGCTATCTATAATAGAAATTTATCACAAATTGATGATACCTATATAAAAGAAATTATCGAAAGAATTATAATAGATGAAGAACATCATCTAAGAATTTTTGAAGATATCTATAACTATGAATTTAATAACTAA
- a CDS encoding ATP-binding protein, which yields MGTEERLLKKTKMKIKSLCIFNSIREDEVIKKLYRMIDILDNKDKDIEAILDCYNDFAYELISNSSDSLKKYLIDKLVSEDNLLSKMVEKRNTEKISYVKEVASKELDYIKEISEINSRKIKEIIIDSYNLDEEESLIIGSMMEWNMNMEAGYKNTYSDIYKFKEKIFKKKCWNDVLEMLIDFYKSYGCGEFAKYRAFVWENCDKEGKLKGIDKPDPITLSELIGYESQQDEIIKNTLRFLKGYSANNILLYGDRGTGKSSTVKAIINEYYSMGLRLIELKKENLKDFTKIIRLLKNKPQKFIIFIDDLVFEENEDSYSAMKTILDGGVENRPDNMIIYATTNRRHLVKETFADRAGLGSSNSSDEIYANDTIQEKLSLSDRFGITISFMAPDQNKFLEIVQGLVKSRGLEVEEEYLFREAKKWELWYNGRSARTAKQFVDWIEGEILDNKKDEE from the coding sequence ATGGGAACAGAAGAAAGATTATTAAAAAAAACAAAGATGAAAATTAAATCTTTATGTATTTTCAATTCTATAAGAGAAGATGAAGTAATAAAAAAGTTATATAGAATGATAGATATTTTAGATAATAAAGATAAAGATATAGAAGCAATATTGGATTGTTATAATGATTTTGCATACGAACTTATAAGTAATAGTAGTGATTCACTTAAAAAGTATTTGATAGATAAACTAGTTTCAGAAGATAACTTATTAAGCAAAATGGTTGAAAAAAGAAATACAGAAAAAATAAGCTATGTTAAAGAGGTAGCTAGTAAAGAGTTAGACTACATCAAAGAAATATCTGAAATTAACTCTAGAAAGATTAAAGAAATTATAATTGATAGCTATAATTTAGATGAAGAAGAATCATTAATTATAGGAAGTATGATGGAATGGAATATGAATATGGAGGCTGGATATAAAAACACATATTCTGATATTTATAAATTTAAAGAAAAGATATTTAAAAAGAAGTGTTGGAATGATGTATTAGAGATGTTAATTGACTTTTATAAAAGCTATGGTTGTGGTGAATTTGCGAAATATAGAGCTTTTGTGTGGGAAAACTGTGATAAAGAAGGAAAGCTTAAGGGGATTGATAAACCTGATCCAATTACACTATCTGAATTAATAGGATATGAAAGTCAGCAAGATGAGATCATTAAAAACACATTAAGATTTTTAAAGGGATATTCAGCTAATAATATATTACTTTATGGAGATAGAGGAACTGGTAAATCTTCTACTGTAAAAGCAATAATTAATGAATATTATTCTATGGGGTTAAGGCTTATAGAATTAAAAAAAGAGAATTTAAAAGATTTTACTAAGATAATTAGGTTATTAAAAAATAAGCCACAGAAGTTTATTATATTCATAGATGATTTAGTATTTGAAGAAAATGAAGATAGTTACTCTGCTATGAAGACAATATTGGATGGTGGCGTAGAGAATAGACCAGATAATATGATAATATATGCTACAACTAATAGAAGGCATTTAGTGAAAGAAACTTTTGCCGATAGAGCTGGACTTGGGTCTAGTAATAGTAGTGATGAGATATATGCCAATGATACTATTCAAGAGAAACTTTCTCTTTCAGATAGATTTGGAATAACTATATCTTTTATGGCTCCAGATCAAAACAAATTTTTGGAGATTGTACAAGGACTAGTTAAGTCTAGGGGACTTGAAGTAGAAGAAGAATATTTATTTAGAGAAGCTAAAAAGTGGGAACTTTGGTATAATGGAAGATCAGCAAGAACTGCAAAACAATTTGTAGATTGGATTGAAGGGGAAATACTAGATAATAAGAAAGATGAAGAATAG
- the trkA gene encoding Trk system potassium transporter TrkA, with translation MKIIIVGAGKVGYTLASNLSLEYNDIILIDINSENLSKAENSLDVMTLKGNGVSANTLIEAGIKNVDLLIAVTGSDEINMLCCLTGKKLGVKSTIARIRDPKYAKELSLFKEDLGLDMVINPEEAAADEIARILTFPGALKFESFANGRVRLTKIIVKNTMNICNVKIKNIHKITATSVLIAVVIRDNELIIPYGDFEIHQNDHIYVIGKSSQVYNFCKFIKNTSLKTKNVMIVGGGKITYYLSKLLNEMYINVKIIEIDKNLCEELSESLPHTLILNGDGTDPDLLYSEHITNIDTFIALTGHDEENIIASLIAKKNNVEQVITKISRSNYSSIINNLEIDNVITPKEIITDEIIKYIRGNSVETLHRIVDGQGQILEIIAKNTDHIIKKPLSKISLVDGVLIGTIVRKNEVVIPTGKDMIFPEDRVILITSRNNISSLNDIVNINSGGLHSELKTSIKKLGNIISM, from the coding sequence ATGAAAATAATTATTGTTGGTGCTGGTAAAGTTGGTTATACTTTAGCTTCAAATCTATCATTAGAATATAATGATATTATTTTAATTGATATAAATAGCGAAAACTTATCCAAGGCTGAAAATTCACTAGATGTAATGACTCTCAAAGGTAATGGTGTTAGTGCAAATACCTTAATAGAGGCAGGAATAAAAAATGTAGACTTGCTTATAGCAGTAACTGGAAGCGATGAAATAAATATGCTATGTTGTCTAACTGGTAAAAAATTAGGTGTAAAATCCACTATAGCACGTATAAGAGATCCTAAATATGCAAAAGAATTATCTCTTTTTAAAGAAGACTTAGGATTAGATATGGTAATAAATCCAGAAGAAGCTGCTGCTGATGAAATAGCTCGTATTTTAACATTTCCTGGAGCTTTAAAATTTGAGAGCTTTGCTAATGGACGTGTAAGATTAACTAAAATTATTGTAAAAAATACTATGAATATTTGTAATGTAAAAATAAAAAATATTCATAAAATTACTGCTACATCTGTTTTAATTGCTGTAGTAATTAGAGATAATGAGCTTATAATCCCTTATGGTGATTTTGAAATTCATCAAAATGATCATATTTATGTAATTGGAAAATCATCACAAGTATATAACTTTTGTAAATTTATTAAAAATACATCGCTAAAAACTAAAAATGTTATGATTGTCGGTGGAGGAAAAATAACATATTATCTCTCAAAGTTACTAAATGAAATGTATATAAATGTTAAAATAATTGAAATTGACAAAAATTTATGTGAAGAACTTTCTGAGTCCCTTCCTCACACATTAATCTTAAACGGTGATGGAACAGACCCAGATTTACTATACTCAGAACACATAACCAATATTGATACATTTATAGCTCTCACAGGACATGATGAAGAAAACATAATTGCATCATTAATAGCTAAAAAAAATAATGTAGAACAAGTTATAACTAAAATAAGTCGTAGCAATTATTCGTCTATAATAAATAATTTAGAAATTGATAATGTTATAACCCCTAAAGAAATTATAACAGATGAAATTATAAAATATATCCGTGGTAACTCTGTAGAAACACTACATCGCATAGTAGATGGTCAAGGTCAAATCTTAGAGATTATTGCAAAAAATACTGATCATATAATAAAAAAGCCATTGTCTAAAATTAGTTTAGTAGATGGAGTTTTAATTGGGACTATTGTAAGAAAAAATGAAGTAGTTATTCCAACTGGTAAGGACATGATTTTCCCTGAAGATAGGGTTATATTAATTACAAGTAGAAACAATATATCTTCATTAAATGATATTGTTAACATTAATTCAGGAGGACTTCATAGTGAACTTAAAACTAGTATTAAGAAACTTGGGAATATTATTAGTATGTGA
- a CDS encoding alpha-glycosidase yields MNKYAIYHSTEAPYAYAKDMDTLTLRVRTAKGEVKKCEVYYKDKYMEKLPFEIKEMKVVAEAGLFDYFQANISVKRNRYMYYFKLTDKDNNVTYLNERGAKSDNIEAYSYIYPYIAKEDLYEEVPWLQEAIAYQIFPDRFCNGDPTINPEGVLPWGGKVTLNTMFGGDLRGVIEKLDYLEELGVNLVYLTPIFKSNTAHKYNTSDYFNIDPQFGTVEVAKELVDKCHEKGMKIVLDAVFNHSGDDFFAFEDVLENQEDSKYKDWYFIDSFPVSKEKINYYTFGPNHSNMPKLNTNNKELREYLLNVGEYWIKEIGIDGWRLDVCDEIGHDFWRDFKKRIKSVNSDAVIIGEIMHEANSFLKGDQLDGIMNYPFKNAVGDFFGHRYINANEFSNILGLNRMLYMDSITKQMWNLIDSHDTKRFLTEAGNDVGAMKLAVAFQFTYLGIPYIYYGDEVGMDGGDDPQNRKCMVWDKEEQNLEMLDYYKKFIKLRKENKVLVYGDYKEIYCEDNVIAFSRRYNDDICIAIFNNNKSPETIKLPLIGKVQDLLNDKSLIIDGEITLESMEVKILKVN; encoded by the coding sequence ATGAACAAATATGCAATTTATCATTCAACAGAAGCACCATATGCTTATGCTAAGGATATGGATACTTTAACTTTAAGAGTTAGAACTGCTAAGGGAGAAGTAAAAAAATGTGAAGTTTATTATAAAGATAAATATATGGAAAAATTACCTTTTGAAATTAAAGAAATGAAAGTTGTTGCAGAAGCGGGGTTATTTGATTATTTTCAAGCAAATATATCTGTAAAAAGAAATAGATATATGTATTATTTTAAATTAACAGATAAGGATAACAATGTAACATATTTAAATGAAAGAGGAGCAAAAAGTGATAATATAGAAGCATATAGTTATATATATCCATATATAGCTAAAGAAGATTTATATGAAGAAGTTCCATGGCTTCAAGAAGCGATAGCTTATCAAATATTTCCGGATAGATTTTGTAATGGGGATCCTACTATAAACCCAGAAGGTGTACTGCCATGGGGAGGAAAAGTTACTTTAAATACAATGTTTGGTGGAGATCTTAGAGGAGTTATAGAAAAACTTGATTATTTAGAAGAGTTGGGTGTAAATTTAGTATATTTAACGCCAATATTTAAATCAAATACAGCGCATAAATATAATACATCAGATTATTTTAATATAGATCCTCAATTTGGAACAGTAGAAGTAGCAAAAGAATTAGTAGATAAATGTCATGAAAAAGGAATGAAGATAGTTTTAGATGCAGTATTTAATCATTCAGGAGATGATTTCTTTGCTTTTGAAGATGTTTTAGAAAATCAAGAAGACTCAAAATATAAAGATTGGTACTTTATAGATAGTTTTCCGGTAAGTAAAGAGAAAATTAACTACTATACTTTTGGACCAAATCATTCAAATATGCCAAAATTGAATACAAATAACAAAGAACTTAGAGAATACTTATTAAATGTTGGTGAGTATTGGATAAAAGAAATTGGTATTGATGGATGGAGATTGGATGTATGTGATGAAATAGGTCACGATTTTTGGAGAGATTTTAAGAAGAGAATAAAGAGTGTAAATAGTGATGCTGTTATAATTGGAGAAATAATGCATGAAGCTAATTCATTTTTAAAAGGAGATCAATTAGATGGTATTATGAATTATCCTTTTAAGAATGCAGTAGGTGATTTCTTTGGGCATAGATATATAAATGCTAATGAGTTTTCTAATATATTAGGATTAAATAGAATGCTCTATATGGATTCAATTACAAAACAAATGTGGAACCTTATAGATAGTCATGATACAAAAAGATTTCTTACAGAAGCAGGTAATGATGTTGGAGCAATGAAGCTGGCGGTAGCTTTTCAATTCACATATTTAGGTATACCATATATATATTATGGAGATGAAGTTGGAATGGACGGAGGAGATGATCCTCAAAACAGAAAATGTATGGTATGGGATAAAGAAGAACAAAACTTAGAAATGTTAGATTATTATAAAAAATTTATAAAATTAAGAAAAGAAAATAAAGTTTTAGTTTATGGTGATTATAAAGAAATCTATTGTGAAGATAATGTTATAGCTTTTTCAAGAAGATATAATGATGATATTTGTATAGCGATTTTTAATAATAACAAGAGTCCAGAAACAATAAAATTACCACTGATAGGTAAAGTTCAAGATTTATTAAATGATAAATCATTAATTATAGATGGAGAGATCACTTTAGAGTCAATGGAAGTAAAAATATTAAAAGTTAACTAA
- a CDS encoding TrkH family potassium uptake protein: MNLKLVLRNLGILLVCEAISLIPSLIISAIYRDGDFSSFLITIIIISILSLILLSIKPDSKNIYPRDGFAIVAFGWILISLLGALPFYLSKSIPSFVDAFFESSSGFTTTGASILSQIEGLPHGILFWRSFTHWVGGMGILVLTIALLPSMGIGSMQIMKAESPGPVVDKLVPRLGKTAKILYSIYFCMTMLEIFLLCIAGMPLYDSIVHSLGTVGTGGFSIMNSSIAHYDSVSIDIIITIFMILSGINFSLYYLILKGKFKSFWKNEEFRLYISILSIAILLITFDLLMKNTYKSFGTALRYSSFQVASIMSSTGYATADYNTWSIFSKVILLLLMFIGGCAGSTGGGIKNIRFLIFFKSMKNSLLRIIHPRGVYTVRINDKPMDGKTVSDVLVYFYIYMTVFTIGVIIISFNGMDIGTTVSSVLATLSNIGPGIELVGPAGNYAAFSSLSKITFSIIMIIGRIEIYPIIILLLPQFWKNN; this comes from the coding sequence GTGAACTTAAAACTAGTATTAAGAAACTTGGGAATATTATTAGTATGTGAGGCCATCTCTCTTATTCCCTCATTAATAATATCAGCAATATATAGAGATGGAGACTTTTCTTCATTTCTTATTACAATAATAATAATATCCATATTGTCACTTATACTATTATCTATTAAGCCTGATTCAAAAAACATATATCCACGAGATGGCTTTGCTATTGTTGCTTTTGGTTGGATTTTAATATCCCTTTTGGGAGCTCTTCCATTTTACTTAAGTAAATCAATTCCATCTTTTGTAGATGCATTTTTTGAATCTAGTTCTGGTTTTACTACTACTGGAGCCTCAATTCTTTCACAAATTGAAGGATTACCTCACGGTATATTGTTTTGGAGAAGTTTCACTCATTGGGTTGGCGGAATGGGAATATTAGTATTAACTATAGCTTTACTTCCGTCTATGGGTATAGGCTCTATGCAAATAATGAAAGCTGAAAGTCCTGGTCCTGTAGTAGATAAGTTAGTGCCTAGATTGGGTAAAACAGCAAAAATATTATATTCAATCTATTTTTGTATGACAATGTTAGAAATATTTCTTCTGTGCATAGCTGGAATGCCTCTTTATGATTCTATAGTACACTCATTAGGTACTGTAGGTACCGGAGGATTCTCTATAATGAATTCTAGTATTGCTCATTATGATAGTGTATCTATAGATATAATAATTACAATTTTTATGATATTAAGTGGTATTAATTTTTCCTTATATTATCTTATTTTAAAAGGAAAATTCAAGAGCTTTTGGAAAAATGAAGAATTCAGATTATATATAAGCATTCTTTCTATAGCAATTTTGCTTATAACATTTGATTTATTAATGAAAAATACATATAAATCATTTGGAACTGCACTTAGATATTCTTCTTTCCAAGTTGCCTCTATCATGAGTAGTACTGGTTATGCAACGGCAGACTATAATACATGGTCTATTTTTAGTAAGGTTATACTTTTACTTCTTATGTTTATTGGTGGATGTGCCGGCTCTACTGGTGGTGGTATTAAAAATATAAGATTTTTAATATTTTTCAAAAGTATGAAAAACTCACTTTTACGTATTATCCATCCTCGTGGAGTATATACTGTACGAATTAACGATAAACCTATGGATGGAAAAACAGTTTCCGATGTTTTAGTTTATTTCTATATTTATATGACTGTTTTTACTATAGGTGTTATTATAATTTCTTTCAATGGTATGGATATAGGAACTACTGTTAGTTCTGTTCTAGCTACACTTAGTAATATTGGACCTGGTATAGAATTAGTCGGCCCTGCAGGTAACTACGCTGCCTTTTCGTCACTAAGTAAAATTACGTTTTCTATAATAATGATAATAGGAAGAATTGAAATATATCCTATCATTATTCTTCTATTACCTCAATTTTGGAAGAATAATTAA